A stretch of the Capra hircus breed San Clemente chromosome 10, ASM170441v1, whole genome shotgun sequence genome encodes the following:
- the ADAM21 gene encoding disintegrin and metalloproteinase domain-containing protein 21 produces MIRRQGGHPAATGSNFLERWLSGGRSKASHESLTVHSEMLPTFSVFKVPVGLHQGEPLFNEVTGKNNLVFLIPLEDVTQREEPGQQCLISSSLDRWLHSGCSIMVTGEARVSRQVVGLLWLEVSLFSSGLSQERSSQSLNSPDVVIPLKVTNGGRGPTAPGWLSYSLQFGGQRHVVCIRAKKILISKPLPVFTYTDQYALQQDQPFVPNDCYYHGYVEGVPESLVALSTCAGGFQGMLRINDFTYEIKPIRHSTTFEHLVYTINTKETQLSPMRCGLTNKAAHQQLEFEEAEKLTLKQNSAYNRWAHLWFLELVVVVDHNFFIYSQSNFSKVQENVFVVVNIVDSIYQQLGTYVILMGIEIWNHGNVFPLISIEQVLEDFSQWKQISLSQLQCDAAHIFIENSLISVLGIAYVAGICHPPLDCGVNNFKGDPWSVFALTVAHELGHTLGMQHDEEFCVCGQSACIMNAIRLPAERFTNCSYAEFTKTTLNQGSCLHNLPIPGAVFMLKHCGNGVIEGEEQCDCGSIKQCEQDPCCLLNCTLRPGAACAFGLCCKDCKFMPSGELCRPQINECDLPEWCNGTSHQCPEDVHVQDGIPCSDSAFCYQKSCNSHDGQCREIFGEGAKSASPRCYKEINSQGNRFGHCGVNGTAYLKCPISDSFCGRVHCENVGNIPHLRDHSDLQYTHINGVTCWSVDYHLEMSTPDVGEVKDGTMCGPGKICIHKKCVSLSLLSQFCLPETCNMKGICNSRHHCHCSSGWSPPYCLHRGTGGSVDSGPASARRVFLPIVVPLGLFVLLLPLIAVFMHLQKCFRPKKTKTHSPS; encoded by the exons GTAACCGGGAAGAACAACCTTGTTTTCCTCATTCCTTTAGAAGATGTCA CTCAGAGGGAGGAGCCAGGTCAGCAGTGCCTGATAAGTTCTTCTCTGGACAGATGGCTCCATAGTGGCTGCTCCATCATGGTGACTGGTGAGGCAAGAGTGTCCAGGCAGGTTGTTGGACTGCTCTGGCTTGAGGTGTCTCTGTTCTCTTCTGGTCTCTCCCAGGAAAGGAGCTCTCAAAGCCTCAACTCCCCAGACGTGGTGATTCCCTTGAAGGTTACCAACGGGGGCAGAGGTCCAACTGCTCCAGGTTGGCTCTCCTACAGCCTGCAGTTTGGGGGTCAGAGACATGTTGTCTGCATAAGAGCTAAGAAGATCTTGATTTCCAAACCCCTCCCAGTGTTCACCTACACGGACCAGTACGCCCTTCAGCAGGATCAGCCTTTTGTTCCTAATGACTGCTATTATCATGGTTATGTGGAGGGGGTCCCCGAGTCCCTTGTTGCCCTCAGTACTTGTGCCGGGGGCTTTCAAGGAATGCTGCGGATAAATGACTTTACCTATGAAATCAAGCCCATCAGGCACTCTACTACATTTGAACACCTGGTATATACGATAAACACTAAAGAGACACAGTTGTCACCTATGAGATGTGGCTTAACAAATAAAGCAGCACACCAGCAGCTGGAATTCGAAGAGGCTGAGAAATTAACTCTGAAACAAAATTCTGCTTATAACCGGTGGGCCCATTTGTGGTTTCTGGAGCTGGTTGTGGTGGTAGATcacaatttcttcatttattctcaAAGTAATTTCTCAAAGGTGCAGgagaatgtttttgttgttgtcaacATAGTGGATTCCATTTATCAGCAGTTGGGTACCTATGTGATTTTGATGGGGATTGAGATTTGGAATCATGGAAATGTTTTCCCACTGATAAGCATAGAACAGGTTCTGGAGGACTTCTCTCAGTGGAAAcaaatcagtctttcccagctacAGTGTGATGCTGCACATATTTTCATTGAAAATTCACTTATAAGTGTCCTCGGTATAGCCTATGTGGCAGGAATATGTCACCCTCCTCTCGACTGTGGAGTTAATAATTTCAAAGGAGACCCCTGGTCTGTTTTTGCTCTCACTGTAGCTCATGAGTTAGGTCATACTCTGGGTATGCAGCATGATGAAGAATTCTGTGTGTGTGGACAAAGTGCTTGCATCATGAATGCTATCAGGTTGCCAGCAGAGAGATTCACGAATTGTAGCTATGCAGAATTTACAAAGACCACTTTAAACCAGGGATCATGTCTGCACAATCTGCCAATTCCAGGGGCAGTCTTCATGCTGAAGCACTGTGGGAATGGTGTGATTGAAGGAGAAGAGCAGTGTGACTGTGGATCAATAAAGCAGTGTGAACAAGATCCCTGTTGTCTGTTGAACTGCACTCTAAGACCTGGGGCTGCTTGTGCTTTTGGGCTTTGTTGCAAAGACTGCAAGTTCATGCCATCAGGGGAGCTCTGTAGACCTCAGATCAATGAATGTGACCTTCCAGAGTGGTGCAATGGGACATCTCATCAGTGCCCGGAAGATGTCCATGTGCAGGACGGGATTCCCTGTAGTGACAGTGCCTTTTGCTATCAGAAGAGCTGCAACAGCCATGATGGACAGTGCAGGGAGATTTTTGGTGAAGGTGCAAAGAGTGCATCTCCAAGGTGCTATAAAGAAATCAACTCCCAGGGAAACCGTTTTGGCCACTGTGGTGTAAATGGCACAGCATACCTAAAATGCCCTATTTCAGATAGCTTTTGTGGGAGAGTTCATTGTGAGAATGTGGGGAACATCCCCCACCTGAGAGATCACTCAGATTTGCAATACACTCACATCAATGGTGTCACCTGCTGGAGTGTAGACTATCACTTAGAGATGAGTACACCTGATGTTGGTGAAGTGAAAGATGGCACCATGTGTGGTCCAGGAAAGATCTGCATACACAAGAAGTGTGTCAGCCTCTCTCTTCTGTCACAGTTCTGCTTGCCTGAGACCTGTAACATGAAGGGGATATGCAACAGCAGACATCACTGCCACTGCAGCTCTGGGTGGTCCCCGCCCTACTGCCTACACAGAGGCACTGGAGGTAGCGTTGACAGTGGCCCAGCATCTGCCAGAAGAGTTTTCTTGCCAATAGTTGTCCctcttggtttgtttgttttgcttttaccttTAATTGCTGTATTTATGCATCTTCAAAAATGTTTTAGACCCAAGAAGACTAAGACTCACTCTCCCAGTTAA